A section of the Syntrophorhabdaceae bacterium genome encodes:
- a CDS encoding putative addiction module antidote protein translates to MKKVVTTRYDVAEHLRTPEEMAAYLEACIEESNGDAAFIAKALGDIARAKGMSQVARDAGLSRESLYRALSGERSPGFDTILKVIRALGLTLHAGAAGRTA, encoded by the coding sequence ATGAAGAAAGTAGTGACGACTCGATATGATGTCGCGGAGCATCTTCGTACTCCGGAGGAAATGGCCGCGTACCTTGAAGCATGCATTGAAGAGTCGAACGGCGACGCGGCGTTCATCGCTAAAGCCCTCGGCGACATCGCCCGCGCCAAAGGCATGTCCCAGGTGGCGCGGGATGCCGGCCTGTCCCGCGAAAGTCTTTACAGGGCATTATCCGGAGAGAGAAGCCCCGGCTTCGACACGATCCTCAAGGTGATACGCGCCCTGGGCTTGACGCTGCATGCGGGGGCAGCGGGAAGGACGGCCTAA
- the istB gene encoding IS21-like element helper ATPase IstB, whose translation MIDHHLVDQLKKLKLGGFMETIELRIAQAQKDELSHAAFLALVIQDEIERREARKLAVRIQKASFEEQKTLEGFDFGFNPRIKRGAMTDLATCLFVEKGEHVLLYGPAGVGKTHLAQALGHEACRRGFSVLFVKAAKMFRHLFASRADQSWERQLRKYLHPDLLIIDDFGLTSLTQVQAEDIYEVVAERYLTSSIVITSNRPPQDWVTLFPDPVMANSALDRLSHHAHHIMIDGGESYRKKLGPKTRQ comes from the coding sequence ATGATTGACCACCACCTTGTCGACCAGTTGAAGAAGCTCAAGCTCGGCGGGTTCATGGAGACCATCGAACTGCGCATCGCCCAGGCGCAGAAGGACGAGCTCTCCCACGCGGCCTTCCTCGCCCTCGTCATCCAGGACGAGATCGAGCGCAGGGAGGCACGGAAGCTCGCCGTCAGGATACAGAAGGCATCCTTCGAGGAGCAGAAGACCCTGGAGGGCTTCGACTTCGGCTTCAACCCGAGGATCAAAAGGGGCGCGATGACCGACCTCGCCACCTGCCTTTTCGTGGAGAAAGGTGAGCATGTTCTCCTCTACGGACCGGCCGGCGTGGGGAAGACGCATCTTGCCCAGGCGCTGGGCCACGAGGCCTGCAGGCGGGGGTTCAGCGTCCTCTTCGTGAAGGCGGCGAAGATGTTCCGGCACCTTTTTGCCTCCCGGGCGGACCAGTCGTGGGAGAGGCAGCTCAGGAAGTATCTTCACCCCGACCTGCTCATCATCGACGACTTCGGGCTGACGTCCCTGACGCAGGTGCAGGCGGAGGATATCTACGAGGTGGTGGCGGAGCGCTACCTGACATCGTCCATCGTCATCACCAGCAACCGGCCGCCACAGGACTGGGTCACGCTCTTCCCCGACCCGGTCATGGCGAACTCGGCACTTGACCGGTTGAGCCACCATGCGCATCACATTATGATTGACGGAGGAGAATCCTACAGGAAGAAACTGGGTCCTAAAACACGACAGTAA
- a CDS encoding type II toxin-antitoxin system RelE/ParE family toxin: protein MIEIRKTDVFAGWLDSLDDIRGRARVMARIERLATGNPGDVKPVGEGVSELRIDHGPGYRVYFKQFGSHVVVLLAGGDKGTQVRDIKAALRLARNIQG from the coding sequence GTGATCGAGATCCGCAAAACGGACGTGTTTGCCGGTTGGCTTGACAGCCTGGACGATATTCGGGGCCGGGCACGTGTTATGGCACGGATTGAAAGGCTGGCCACGGGAAACCCTGGGGACGTGAAACCGGTAGGTGAAGGTGTTTCGGAGCTGAGGATCGATCACGGACCGGGTTATCGGGTCTATTTCAAACAGTTCGGGTCTCATGTGGTGGTTCTGCTGGCGGGTGGTGACAAAGGGACGCAGGTCAGGGATATCAAAGCAGCCCTGCGTCTTGCGAGAAACATACAGGGGTGA
- a CDS encoding PIN domain-containing protein, giving the protein MKDAKMFVDTNILVYAYDLSAGNKHDKAKEIVKNLWSTGNGLISTQVAQEFFVTVTRKIAKPLGLAQAKEIVTDLLQWKTIVVDGSLIVDAINIQEKYRYSFWDSLIIASAVEGGAAAIISEDLSDKQKIGSVTISNPFAEKATK; this is encoded by the coding sequence ATGAAAGACGCTAAAATGTTCGTCGATACCAACATCCTGGTGTATGCATATGACCTGTCCGCCGGAAATAAACACGATAAAGCGAAAGAGATCGTCAAAAACCTGTGGAGCACGGGGAATGGCCTCATCAGCACCCAGGTCGCACAGGAATTCTTTGTAACGGTAACAAGGAAAATTGCAAAACCGCTTGGCCTGGCGCAGGCTAAGGAGATCGTAACAGACCTGTTGCAATGGAAGACGATAGTAGTCGACGGCTCATTGATAGTGGATGCCATCAATATACAAGAAAAGTACCGGTACTCGTTTTGGGACTCCCTGATCATCGCCTCTGCCGTAGAAGGCGGAGCGGCTGCAATCATTTCAGAGGACCTTTCCGACAAACAAAAGATTGGAAGTGTCACCATCAGCAATCCCTTCGCCGAAAAAGCCACGAAATGA